In one Syntrophomonadaceae bacterium genomic region, the following are encoded:
- the smpB gene encoding SsrA-binding protein SmpB, whose protein sequence is MATEEKRIKIVTENRKARHDFFIEESYEAGIALSGTEVKSLRGGKANLQDSFARIENGEVILYNMHVSPYEQGNRFNHEPKRPRKLLLHRREINRLWGKTREKGLTLVPLKIYFNPQGKAKLELGLAKGKKTFDKRDDIAARDAKREIQRAFRERQKE, encoded by the coding sequence ATGGCGACAGAGGAAAAAAGGATCAAAATTGTAACGGAAAACCGCAAGGCGAGACACGATTTTTTTATTGAAGAAAGCTACGAAGCCGGTATCGCCCTTAGCGGTACAGAAGTTAAATCCCTCCGGGGGGGCAAGGCCAACCTGCAGGATAGTTTTGCCCGTATTGAAAACGGCGAGGTAATCCTGTATAATATGCATGTAAGCCCTTATGAGCAGGGCAATCGTTTCAATCATGAGCCGAAACGGCCAAGGAAACTCCTTTTGCATCGAAGGGAGATCAACCGCCTGTGGGGTAAAACCAGGGAAAAGGGATTAACCTTGGTTCCGCTTAAAATTTATTTTAACCCGCAGGGCAAGGCCAAACTGGAATTAGGTCTGGCCAAGGGCAAGAAGACCTTCGACAAGCGAGACGACATCGCTGCCCGGGACGCCAAGCGGGAAATTCAGCGGGCCTTCCGGGAAAGGCAAAAGGAATAG